From one Luteolibacter sp. SL250 genomic stretch:
- a CDS encoding NAD(P)H-dependent glycerol-3-phosphate dehydrogenase: protein MSETRFRSIAILGSGSFGTGIAKLLSPKVESIVLIGRDAGAAETINREHRNPHYLPDIVLPENVTASSDPADALAHPLLIFVVPTSATRATALNLSELGLPQDRVLLSCAKGIEKQTGDRMSEVLREVFPSNPVAALSGPNHAEEIAAGMATCAVIGSEDPQLALSLQDLFTLPHFRSYTSDDLPGIEIGGAVKNIYAIAAGMAHGLGLGDNAVAALVTRALAEMTRLGTALGGRTETFSGLSGVGDLIVTCFSSHSRNHRVGLALGSGKTLDEAVKSLGMVAEGVPNTLSIHEAARRANVRTPIIDAVYAILYEGKPAPLAMKELLSRDPRPECG, encoded by the coding sequence ATGTCTGAGACCCGTTTCCGCTCCATCGCCATCCTCGGCTCCGGGTCATTCGGCACGGGCATCGCCAAGCTGCTTTCGCCGAAGGTGGAATCCATCGTCCTCATCGGCCGGGATGCGGGTGCGGCGGAAACCATCAACCGGGAACACCGGAACCCGCACTACCTGCCGGACATCGTGCTGCCGGAAAATGTGACCGCTTCCTCCGATCCGGCGGATGCACTGGCCCATCCCCTTCTCATCTTCGTCGTCCCGACTTCCGCCACGCGGGCGACGGCCCTGAACCTGTCGGAGCTGGGCCTCCCGCAGGACCGGGTGCTGCTGTCATGCGCCAAGGGCATCGAGAAACAAACCGGCGACCGCATGAGCGAGGTCCTGCGTGAGGTTTTCCCATCCAACCCGGTGGCCGCGCTTTCCGGCCCGAACCACGCGGAGGAAATCGCCGCGGGCATGGCCACGTGCGCGGTGATCGGCAGCGAAGACCCGCAACTGGCGCTCTCCCTGCAGGACCTTTTCACCCTGCCCCATTTCCGTTCCTACACCAGCGACGACCTGCCCGGCATCGAGATCGGCGGAGCGGTGAAGAACATCTACGCCATCGCCGCCGGGATGGCCCACGGTCTGGGACTGGGGGACAACGCGGTGGCCGCCCTGGTCACCCGCGCGCTGGCGGAGATGACCCGCCTGGGCACCGCGCTCGGCGGACGGACGGAGACCTTTTCCGGACTCTCCGGTGTGGGCGACCTCATCGTCACCTGTTTCTCCAGCCACTCCAGAAACCACCGGGTGGGACTGGCTCTCGGATCCGGCAAGACCTTGGACGAAGCCGTGAAATCACTCGGCATGGTCGCCGAGGGCGTTCCGAACACCCTCTCCATCCATGAGGCCGCCCGCCGTGCGAACGTCCGCACGCCGATCATCGACGCGGTCTATGCCATCCTCTACGAGGGCAAACCCGCCCCTCTGGCGATGAAGGAACTGCTCTCCCGCGATCCGCGCCCCGAATGCGGCTGA
- a CDS encoding DedA family protein has product MELLKTALDFLLHLQDHLNQFTRDYGSLVYGLLFLIVFAETGLVVTPFLPGDSLLFAVGALAADEASGLNIWIAAGLLLVAAILGDTVNYWIGRKCGAWAIRTFPRFIKQSHIDKTSEFFVRYGGKTIIIARFVPIVRTFAPFVAGSGAMDYKRFMYFNVVGALLWVGLLLPAGFFFGQIPVVKENFEIVVLGIIGFSLLPMVYEIAAAKLRNRKTPPVSLD; this is encoded by the coding sequence ATGGAATTGCTCAAAACCGCGCTCGATTTTCTCCTCCATCTCCAGGACCACCTCAACCAGTTCACCCGGGACTACGGCTCCCTGGTCTATGGCCTCCTTTTCCTCATTGTATTCGCGGAGACCGGCCTCGTCGTCACCCCCTTCCTGCCGGGTGACTCCCTCCTTTTCGCCGTCGGCGCGCTGGCGGCGGATGAGGCTTCCGGCCTGAACATCTGGATCGCCGCCGGCCTCCTGCTGGTCGCCGCCATCCTCGGTGACACCGTGAACTACTGGATCGGCCGGAAGTGCGGTGCCTGGGCCATCCGCACCTTCCCGCGCTTCATCAAGCAAAGCCACATCGACAAGACTTCCGAGTTCTTCGTCCGCTATGGTGGCAAGACCATCATCATCGCCCGCTTCGTCCCGATCGTCCGCACCTTCGCCCCCTTCGTCGCCGGATCCGGTGCCATGGACTACAAGCGGTTCATGTACTTCAACGTCGTGGGTGCCCTGCTGTGGGTCGGGCTTCTGCTCCCGGCGGGCTTCTTCTTCGGACAGATTCCGGTCGTGAAGGAGAACTTCGAGATCGTGGTGCTCGGCATCATCGGATTCTCCCTGCTGCCGATGGTCTATGAAATCGCCGCGGCGAAGCTCCGCAACCGGAAGACGCCGCCGGTTTCGCTGGACTGA